From one Musa acuminata AAA Group cultivar baxijiao chromosome BXJ2-6, Cavendish_Baxijiao_AAA, whole genome shotgun sequence genomic stretch:
- the LOC135583503 gene encoding uncharacterized protein LOC135583503 isoform X7, whose amino-acid sequence MAMELLGLSKFKLQLLALIAEARDIRGRERSAREELQLSIQRREQIEAEYTRKLQELQAEIASHEESQRRLEDKVKYVETEKDLLKKKEKELKETINSLLQSREAFLSHYEDSTYQLKQSIQKRDRKLVLLTEKIHTQIQLFDSMEKEAAAIKQVVNTVEDTVNGKEQEGLFLIKPYCPYHQSHLKIDSIFSNKQLRLFNTALILFFSC is encoded by the exons ATGGCGATGGAGTTGCTCGGCCTCTCCAAGTTCAAGCTTCAGCTACTCGCGCTGATTGCCGAAGCCCGCGACATCCGA GGAAGAGAACGAAGCGCCCGAGAGGAGCTCCAACTCTCCATCCAG AGGCGAGAGCAGATCGAAGCGGAGTACACGAGGAAGTTGCAAGAGTTGCAAGCAGAGATTGCGTCGCACGAGGAGTCGCAGCGCAGGCTCGAAGACAAG GTAAAGTATGTTGAGACTGAGAAAGACTTactgaagaaaaaggagaaagagttaaaaGAAACTATCAACAGCTTGCTTCAGTCGAGAGAAGCTTTCCTAAGCCATTATGAG GATTCTACATATCAATTGAAGCAAAGCATTCAAAAAAGGGACAGAAAGCTTGTGCTCCTTACTGAAAAGATACACACACAAATTCAGTTGTTTGATTCAATGGAGAAGGAAGCTGCTGCAATTAAGCAAGTTGTAAATACTGTTGAAGATACTGTAAATGGAAAGGAACAAGAAGGCTTGTTTCTCATAAAACCATATTGTCCATATCATCAATCACATTTAAAAATTGATTCTATTTTCTCCAACAAGCAGTTGAGGTTGTTTAATACTGCCCTTATACTTTTTTTCAGTTGCTAG
- the LOC135583503 gene encoding uncharacterized protein LOC135583503 isoform X2, with protein sequence MAMELLGLSKFKLQLLALIAEARDIRGRERSAREELQLSIQRREQIEAEYTRKLQELQAEIASHEESQRRLEDKVKYVETEKDLLKKKEKELKETINSLLQSREAFLSHYEDSTYQLKQSIQKRDRKLVLLTEKIHTQIQLFDSMEKEAAAIKQVVNTVEDTVNGKEQEGLFLIKPYFARLKRKVDQISTLEKDFVEKILHLEKKLSNYQLELRRRDATINELEEKLEAAKFTNNFQPQIEEISR encoded by the exons ATGGCGATGGAGTTGCTCGGCCTCTCCAAGTTCAAGCTTCAGCTACTCGCGCTGATTGCCGAAGCCCGCGACATCCGA GGAAGAGAACGAAGCGCCCGAGAGGAGCTCCAACTCTCCATCCAG AGGCGAGAGCAGATCGAAGCGGAGTACACGAGGAAGTTGCAAGAGTTGCAAGCAGAGATTGCGTCGCACGAGGAGTCGCAGCGCAGGCTCGAAGACAAG GTAAAGTATGTTGAGACTGAGAAAGACTTactgaagaaaaaggagaaagagttaaaaGAAACTATCAACAGCTTGCTTCAGTCGAGAGAAGCTTTCCTAAGCCATTATGAG GATTCTACATATCAATTGAAGCAAAGCATTCAAAAAAGGGACAGAAAGCTTGTGCTCCTTACTGAAAAGATACACACACAAATTCAGTTGTTTGATTCAATGGAGAAGGAAGCTGCTGCAATTAAGCAAGTTGTAAATACTGTTGAAGATACTGTAAATGGAAAGGAACAAGAAGGCTTGTTTCTCATAAAACCATATT TTGCTAGATTAAAGAGGAAAGTAGACCAAATTTCAACCCTCGAAAAAGATTTTGTGG AGAAGATTTTGCACCTCGAAAAGAAGCTTAGCAATTACCAGCTTGAACTTCGAAGGAGGGATGCTACCATTAATGAATTAGAGGAAAAACTTGAAGCCGCGAAATTTACTAACAATTTTCAGCCACAAATTGAAGAGATATCCAGATGA
- the LOC135583503 gene encoding uncharacterized protein LOC135583503 isoform X6 has translation MAMELLGLSKFKLQLLALIAEARDIRGRERSAREELQLSIQRREQIEAEYTRKLQELQAEIASHEESQRRLEDKVKYVETEKDLLKKKEKELKETINSLLQSREAFLSHYEDSTYQLKQSIQKRDRKLVLLTEKIHTQIQLFDSMEKEAAAIKQVVNTVEDTVNGKEQEGLFLIKPYFARLKRKVDQISTLEKDFVGHELYCAKSLRCGSL, from the exons ATGGCGATGGAGTTGCTCGGCCTCTCCAAGTTCAAGCTTCAGCTACTCGCGCTGATTGCCGAAGCCCGCGACATCCGA GGAAGAGAACGAAGCGCCCGAGAGGAGCTCCAACTCTCCATCCAG AGGCGAGAGCAGATCGAAGCGGAGTACACGAGGAAGTTGCAAGAGTTGCAAGCAGAGATTGCGTCGCACGAGGAGTCGCAGCGCAGGCTCGAAGACAAG GTAAAGTATGTTGAGACTGAGAAAGACTTactgaagaaaaaggagaaagagttaaaaGAAACTATCAACAGCTTGCTTCAGTCGAGAGAAGCTTTCCTAAGCCATTATGAG GATTCTACATATCAATTGAAGCAAAGCATTCAAAAAAGGGACAGAAAGCTTGTGCTCCTTACTGAAAAGATACACACACAAATTCAGTTGTTTGATTCAATGGAGAAGGAAGCTGCTGCAATTAAGCAAGTTGTAAATACTGTTGAAGATACTGTAAATGGAAAGGAACAAGAAGGCTTGTTTCTCATAAAACCATATT TTGCTAGATTAAAGAGGAAAGTAGACCAAATTTCAACCCTCGAAAAAGATTTTGTGG GTCATGAACTTTACTGTGCAAAGTCATTGCGGTGTGGGTCTCTTTAG
- the LOC135583503 gene encoding uncharacterized protein LOC135583503 isoform X5, with the protein MAMELLGLSKFKLQLLALIAEARDIRGRERSAREELQLSIQRREQIEAEYTRKLQELQAEIASHEESQRRLEDKVKYVETEKDLLKKKEKELKETINSLLQSREAFLSHYEDSTYQLKQSIQKRDRKLVLLTEKIHTQIQLFDSMEKEAAAIKQVVNTVEDTVNGKEQEVARLKRKVDQISTLEKDFVEFCQVMNFTVQSHCGVGLFSGSKRLVALSDEIH; encoded by the exons ATGGCGATGGAGTTGCTCGGCCTCTCCAAGTTCAAGCTTCAGCTACTCGCGCTGATTGCCGAAGCCCGCGACATCCGA GGAAGAGAACGAAGCGCCCGAGAGGAGCTCCAACTCTCCATCCAG AGGCGAGAGCAGATCGAAGCGGAGTACACGAGGAAGTTGCAAGAGTTGCAAGCAGAGATTGCGTCGCACGAGGAGTCGCAGCGCAGGCTCGAAGACAAG GTAAAGTATGTTGAGACTGAGAAAGACTTactgaagaaaaaggagaaagagttaaaaGAAACTATCAACAGCTTGCTTCAGTCGAGAGAAGCTTTCCTAAGCCATTATGAG GATTCTACATATCAATTGAAGCAAAGCATTCAAAAAAGGGACAGAAAGCTTGTGCTCCTTACTGAAAAGATACACACACAAATTCAGTTGTTTGATTCAATGGAGAAGGAAGCTGCTGCAATTAAGCAAGTTGTAAATACTGTTGAAGATACTGTAAATGGAAAGGAACAAGAAG TTGCTAGATTAAAGAGGAAAGTAGACCAAATTTCAACCCTCGAAAAAGATTTTGTGG aattttGTCAGGTCATGAACTTTACTGTGCAAAGTCATTGCGGTGTGGGTCTCTTTAGTGGATCTAAAAGGCTAGTGGCTTTATCAGATGAGATCCATTGA
- the LOC135583503 gene encoding uncharacterized protein LOC135583503 isoform X8: MAMELLGLSKFKLQLLALIAEARDIRGRERSAREELQLSIQRREQIEAEYTRKLQELQAEIASHEESQRRLEDKVKYVETEKDLLKKKEKELKETINSLLQSREAFLSHYEDSTYQLKQSIQKRDRKLVLLTEKIHTQIQLFDSMEKEAAAIKQVVNTVEDTVNGKEQEGLFLIKPYFARLKRKVDQISTLEKDFVDFAPRKEA, translated from the exons ATGGCGATGGAGTTGCTCGGCCTCTCCAAGTTCAAGCTTCAGCTACTCGCGCTGATTGCCGAAGCCCGCGACATCCGA GGAAGAGAACGAAGCGCCCGAGAGGAGCTCCAACTCTCCATCCAG AGGCGAGAGCAGATCGAAGCGGAGTACACGAGGAAGTTGCAAGAGTTGCAAGCAGAGATTGCGTCGCACGAGGAGTCGCAGCGCAGGCTCGAAGACAAG GTAAAGTATGTTGAGACTGAGAAAGACTTactgaagaaaaaggagaaagagttaaaaGAAACTATCAACAGCTTGCTTCAGTCGAGAGAAGCTTTCCTAAGCCATTATGAG GATTCTACATATCAATTGAAGCAAAGCATTCAAAAAAGGGACAGAAAGCTTGTGCTCCTTACTGAAAAGATACACACACAAATTCAGTTGTTTGATTCAATGGAGAAGGAAGCTGCTGCAATTAAGCAAGTTGTAAATACTGTTGAAGATACTGTAAATGGAAAGGAACAAGAAGGCTTGTTTCTCATAAAACCATATT TTGCTAGATTAAAGAGGAAAGTAGACCAAATTTCAACCCTCGAAAAAGATTTTGTGG ATTTTGCACCTCGAAAAGAAGCTTAG
- the LOC135583503 gene encoding putative pentatricopeptide repeat-containing protein At1g64310 isoform X1: MTSKSQLMQSLAALLFPASFSWSSLTTTVSKTKQFHAFLVTTSCLSLDHAFLAANLLRSYASHNDLLSARRLFDQCPHRTTLLWNSIIRAHARLRHFPLAYTLFNSMRHDHSAKPDCYTFACVLRACADNSDSSGAEMVHAIVLSSGLALDLIVSSSLVSTYSKLGFLNNARTVFDQLHTPDLVVWNSIIAGYGYGGFWQEGLQLFRRMRETNAKPDGYSMVALISCIWNPSILHFAKGIHGLCLKGGYDCSSHVSSALVTMYARCRLMDLACQIFSCIYQPDLVTWSALISGFSLAGQYKEALTLFRKMTSSGKRPDAILIACALSACSSIAAIRPGKEIHCYSMRSSINLDIAVSCGLIDMYAKCGFPELGFQLFELLPEKGVIAYNAVISGLGSHGLVDQAFFLFKWMLDRGYQPDAATFSALLCACCHSGLLDKGLELFNRMRDEFGIEVQMEHYVYMVKILAMVGRLKEAYDFIHTMPKPADSGVWGALLWGCNIHGHLEMGRIVAKKLFEIDPRKAAYRVMLSNIYAAEEKWEVVKTLRDQIAVVGLQKNPAFSWIGDHDL; encoded by the coding sequence ATGACATCTAAatcgcaattaatgcaatcattgGCAGCCCTTCTCTTTCCTGCTTCTTTTTCTTGGTCTTCTCTGACGACAACCGTGTCCAAGACCAAGCAGTTCCATGCGTTCCTCGTCACTACCTCCTGCCTCTCCCTAGACCACGCCTTCTTGGCCGCCAACCTCCTCCGCTCCTATGCCTCCCATAACGACCTACTCTCTGCTCGTCGCCTGTTCGACCAATGTCCCCACCGAACCACCCTCCTCTGGAATTCCATCATACGAGCCCATGCTCGCCTCCGCCACTTCCCCCTTGCCTACACCCTCTTCAACAGCATGCGCCATGATCATAGCGCTAAGCCTGATTGCTACACCTTTGCCTGTGTCCTTCGTGCCTGTGCGGACAACTCTGATAGCAGTGGTGCTGAGATGGTCCATGCCATTGTGCTGTCATCTGGTCTTGCCCTTGATCTTATAGTCAGCAGCTCCCTGGTTAGCACCTACTCAAAACTAGGCTTTCTCAACAATGCTAGAACCGTGTTCGATCAGTTGCATACACCAGATTTGGTGGTATGGAATTCAATCATTGCAGGATACGGGTACGGTGGTTTTTGGCAGGAGGGGTTGCAATTATTTCGAAGAATGAGAGAGACCAATGCAAAACCAGATGGGTACTCCATGGTTGCATTGATCTCCTGCATCTGGAATCCAAGCATTCTGCATTTTGCCAAAGGGATACATGGACTTTGCTTGAAAGGAGGGTATGATTGCAGCTCACATGTGAGCAGTGCGCTTGTTACCATGTATGCCAGATGCAGGTTGATGGACTTGGCTTGTCAAATCTTCAGTTGTATATACCAGCCAGATCTGGTTACTTGGTCAGCTCTTATATCTGGTTTTTCACTGGCAGGACAATACAAGGAGGCACTAACGCTGTTTAGAAAAATGACTAGTTCAGGTAAAAGGCCAGATGCGATCTTAATTGCTTGTGCTCTCTCTGCTTGTTCTTCGATTGCAGCAATCAGACCAGGCAAAGAGATCCACTGTTATTCCATGAGGAGCAGCATCAATCTAGACATTGCAGTATCATGTGGTCTCATAGATATGTATGCGAAATGTGGTTTTCCTGAATTGGGATTTCAGTTGTTTGAATTGCTGCCGGAGAAGGGTGTAATTGCCTATAATGCAGTTATATCAGGTCTAGGTTCCCATGGACTTGTTGACCaggctttttttctttttaagtggatGCTTGATAGAGGCTATCAGCCTGATGCTGCCACATTTTCAGCTCTTCTATGTGCTTGTTGCCATTCAGGGCTTTTGGATAAAGGATTGGAGCTCTTTAATAGAATGAGAGATGAATTTGGTATAGAGGTACAAATGGAACACTATGTGTACATGGTAAAGATTCTTGCAATGGTTGGTCGATTGAAAGAGGCTTATGATTTTATACATACAATGCCAAAGCCAGCAGATTCTGGTGTTTGGGGGGCATTGTTATGGGGTTGTAACATTCATGGTCATCTGGAGATGGGCAGAATTGTTGCTAAAAAGCTCTTTGAGATAGATCCAAGAAAGGCTGCATACAGAGTGATGCTTTCCAACATATATGCTGCCGAAGAGAAGTGGGAAGTTGTAAAGACTCTAAGGGATCAGATTGCAGTAGTAGGTTTGCAAAAGAATCCTGCATTCAGTTGGATTGGAGACCATGATCTATGA
- the LOC135583503 gene encoding uncharacterized protein LOC135583503 isoform X9, whose product MAMELLGLSKFKLQLLALIAEARDIRGRERSAREELQLSIQRREQIEAEYTRKLQELQAEIASHEESQRRLEDKVKYVETEKDLLKKKEKELKETINSLLQSREAFLSHYEDSTYQLKQSIQKRDRKLVLLTEKIHTQIQLFDSMEKEAAAIKQVVNTVEDTVNGKEQEVARLKRKVDQISTLEKDFVGHELYCAKSLRCGSL is encoded by the exons ATGGCGATGGAGTTGCTCGGCCTCTCCAAGTTCAAGCTTCAGCTACTCGCGCTGATTGCCGAAGCCCGCGACATCCGA GGAAGAGAACGAAGCGCCCGAGAGGAGCTCCAACTCTCCATCCAG AGGCGAGAGCAGATCGAAGCGGAGTACACGAGGAAGTTGCAAGAGTTGCAAGCAGAGATTGCGTCGCACGAGGAGTCGCAGCGCAGGCTCGAAGACAAG GTAAAGTATGTTGAGACTGAGAAAGACTTactgaagaaaaaggagaaagagttaaaaGAAACTATCAACAGCTTGCTTCAGTCGAGAGAAGCTTTCCTAAGCCATTATGAG GATTCTACATATCAATTGAAGCAAAGCATTCAAAAAAGGGACAGAAAGCTTGTGCTCCTTACTGAAAAGATACACACACAAATTCAGTTGTTTGATTCAATGGAGAAGGAAGCTGCTGCAATTAAGCAAGTTGTAAATACTGTTGAAGATACTGTAAATGGAAAGGAACAAGAAG TTGCTAGATTAAAGAGGAAAGTAGACCAAATTTCAACCCTCGAAAAAGATTTTGTGG GTCATGAACTTTACTGTGCAAAGTCATTGCGGTGTGGGTCTCTTTAG
- the LOC135583503 gene encoding uncharacterized protein LOC135583503 isoform X10, producing the protein MAMELLGLSKFKLQLLALIAEARDIRGRERSAREELQLSIQRREQIEAEYTRKLQELQAEIASHEESQRRLEDKVKYVETEKDLLKKKEKELKETINSLLQSREAFLSHYEDSTYQLKQSIQKRDRKLVLLTEKIHTQIQLFDSMEKEAAAIKQVVNTVEDTVNGKEQEVARLKRKVDQISTLEKDFVDFAPRKEA; encoded by the exons ATGGCGATGGAGTTGCTCGGCCTCTCCAAGTTCAAGCTTCAGCTACTCGCGCTGATTGCCGAAGCCCGCGACATCCGA GGAAGAGAACGAAGCGCCCGAGAGGAGCTCCAACTCTCCATCCAG AGGCGAGAGCAGATCGAAGCGGAGTACACGAGGAAGTTGCAAGAGTTGCAAGCAGAGATTGCGTCGCACGAGGAGTCGCAGCGCAGGCTCGAAGACAAG GTAAAGTATGTTGAGACTGAGAAAGACTTactgaagaaaaaggagaaagagttaaaaGAAACTATCAACAGCTTGCTTCAGTCGAGAGAAGCTTTCCTAAGCCATTATGAG GATTCTACATATCAATTGAAGCAAAGCATTCAAAAAAGGGACAGAAAGCTTGTGCTCCTTACTGAAAAGATACACACACAAATTCAGTTGTTTGATTCAATGGAGAAGGAAGCTGCTGCAATTAAGCAAGTTGTAAATACTGTTGAAGATACTGTAAATGGAAAGGAACAAGAAG TTGCTAGATTAAAGAGGAAAGTAGACCAAATTTCAACCCTCGAAAAAGATTTTGTGG ATTTTGCACCTCGAAAAGAAGCTTAG
- the LOC135583503 gene encoding uncharacterized protein LOC135583503 isoform X4, with product MAMELLGLSKFKLQLLALIAEARDIRGRERSAREELQLSIQRREQIEAEYTRKLQELQAEIASHEESQRRLEDKVKYVETEKDLLKKKEKELKETINSLLQSREAFLSHYEDSTYQLKQSIQKRDRKLVLLTEKIHTQIQLFDSMEKEAAAIKQVVNTVEDTVNGKEQEVARLKRKVDQISTLEKDFVEKILHLEKKLSNYQLELRRRDATINELEEKLEAAKFTNNFQPQIEEISR from the exons ATGGCGATGGAGTTGCTCGGCCTCTCCAAGTTCAAGCTTCAGCTACTCGCGCTGATTGCCGAAGCCCGCGACATCCGA GGAAGAGAACGAAGCGCCCGAGAGGAGCTCCAACTCTCCATCCAG AGGCGAGAGCAGATCGAAGCGGAGTACACGAGGAAGTTGCAAGAGTTGCAAGCAGAGATTGCGTCGCACGAGGAGTCGCAGCGCAGGCTCGAAGACAAG GTAAAGTATGTTGAGACTGAGAAAGACTTactgaagaaaaaggagaaagagttaaaaGAAACTATCAACAGCTTGCTTCAGTCGAGAGAAGCTTTCCTAAGCCATTATGAG GATTCTACATATCAATTGAAGCAAAGCATTCAAAAAAGGGACAGAAAGCTTGTGCTCCTTACTGAAAAGATACACACACAAATTCAGTTGTTTGATTCAATGGAGAAGGAAGCTGCTGCAATTAAGCAAGTTGTAAATACTGTTGAAGATACTGTAAATGGAAAGGAACAAGAAG TTGCTAGATTAAAGAGGAAAGTAGACCAAATTTCAACCCTCGAAAAAGATTTTGTGG AGAAGATTTTGCACCTCGAAAAGAAGCTTAGCAATTACCAGCTTGAACTTCGAAGGAGGGATGCTACCATTAATGAATTAGAGGAAAAACTTGAAGCCGCGAAATTTACTAACAATTTTCAGCCACAAATTGAAGAGATATCCAGATGA
- the LOC135583503 gene encoding uncharacterized protein LOC135583503 isoform X3, whose translation MAMELLGLSKFKLQLLALIAEARDIRGRERSAREELQLSIQIEAEYTRKLQELQAEIASHEESQRRLEDKVKYVETEKDLLKKKEKELKETINSLLQSREAFLSHYEDSTYQLKQSIQKRDRKLVLLTEKIHTQIQLFDSMEKEAAAIKQVVNTVEDTVNGKEQEGLFLIKPYFARLKRKVDQISTLEKDFVEKILHLEKKLSNYQLELRRRDATINELEEKLEAAKFTNNFQPQIEEISR comes from the exons ATGGCGATGGAGTTGCTCGGCCTCTCCAAGTTCAAGCTTCAGCTACTCGCGCTGATTGCCGAAGCCCGCGACATCCGA GGAAGAGAACGAAGCGCCCGAGAGGAGCTCCAACTCTCCATCCAG ATCGAAGCGGAGTACACGAGGAAGTTGCAAGAGTTGCAAGCAGAGATTGCGTCGCACGAGGAGTCGCAGCGCAGGCTCGAAGACAAG GTAAAGTATGTTGAGACTGAGAAAGACTTactgaagaaaaaggagaaagagttaaaaGAAACTATCAACAGCTTGCTTCAGTCGAGAGAAGCTTTCCTAAGCCATTATGAG GATTCTACATATCAATTGAAGCAAAGCATTCAAAAAAGGGACAGAAAGCTTGTGCTCCTTACTGAAAAGATACACACACAAATTCAGTTGTTTGATTCAATGGAGAAGGAAGCTGCTGCAATTAAGCAAGTTGTAAATACTGTTGAAGATACTGTAAATGGAAAGGAACAAGAAGGCTTGTTTCTCATAAAACCATATT TTGCTAGATTAAAGAGGAAAGTAGACCAAATTTCAACCCTCGAAAAAGATTTTGTGG AGAAGATTTTGCACCTCGAAAAGAAGCTTAGCAATTACCAGCTTGAACTTCGAAGGAGGGATGCTACCATTAATGAATTAGAGGAAAAACTTGAAGCCGCGAAATTTACTAACAATTTTCAGCCACAAATTGAAGAGATATCCAGATGA